The genome window TTACAGCTAGAATTTTTACTGTGTGAAATAATGGGAAGGTGACTAGCAATCCTAGAGATGTTAATACAGTGTATTTGGTTTATGCTCTAGTAATTTTAGAAAACCCAAGCTATTAGCTTGGGTTTTTAATTTTGATTTAAGTTGGACTGTTTAGATTTAAAGAATTTTTATTGTCTCTCAGCAGTACCAGAAACTACAGCACCTGGAACACCACCAATTAAGGTTAATTTCATTTCTCTACGTTTATCAGATAAGACATAGAAAAAAGTATCAGTTCGACCCGCAGGGCCAGTAATAGCATCTACAACTTGACAAACTAATTTACCTGTTCCATTAGATGTAACATCAGCTACTTGACAGGTAAAAGTACCACCAGGAATAGGGCCAACTCCACTAACTACCAAAGTTCTTGAGCCTGTAACAGATTGACCAGAGATATCAAATTGTCCAACTATTGAAATTGTAGACAAAGTTGAATTTGTTCCAGGAACAACACCATTAAGTTGTAAAGCATAGCCTCCTGGTAAAGGATTACTGCTTTGTGCTTCTGTTTTTAACAGTGAACTACCAAATCCAGAAATAAGTAAAAAAGAAAATACTAAAGCAATAAATAACATTGCAGAAAACTTATAAATTTTTGACATTTTACTCTCCAAAATCCTTAATTAAAATAAGATTACCAGAACTTATAAATCTAAAGATAAGTAAGTTCTTATAGGCAAATTGTACTAGCTGATTTAATTAGTTTCAACCAACTAAAGAAGGTTGTTAGAAAACAACAAATCAACTAATAAGTGTATAGGCTAAATACACCACAAACTTAAATAAGCCTTAAGCTTTGACAAAATATTTTGGGGCGATATTAATTTTTATAAAACTTGAATTATGTTTTAAGTAAACCATATTCGTTTAATTTATATTTCTCACCAAATGACGCGCAAAAATTAGCGATTTTCTATCATAGCAGTCGGAATAAAAATTATATGGCCCTAGGATTACTCTGCTGAATTGACCGCAGAGATAAGTTTTGATAAGTTGAGCTTTTAAACCTATTTATCTTAGGAGTATATAACATGTCATCAAAAGAAATTTTTTTAGTTAATGGGGCCAGAACCCCAATGGGAGAATATAACGGAGTATTAAAGGACTTTACTGCCAATGAATTAGGAGCTATAGCTGCTCGTGCTGCACTTGAAAGAAGTGGAGTTGGAGCCGATAAAATTGATCAAACTATTTTTGGTAATGCCTCACAAACCTCAGCCGATGCAATTTATGGAGCTAGACACGTAGCCTTAAAAGCAGGCGTTCCAATTGATCGCCCAGCTTTAACCGTCAATCGTCTCTGTGGATCAGGTATTCAATCTTTAATTAGTGCTGCCCAACAAATCTTATTAGATGAAGCTAGCGTTGTGCTAGCAGGCGGTATGGAATCAATGTCACAAGCTCCTTATGTTTTACGTGGTGCGCGTACAGGCTACCGCTTAGGTCATGCTCAATTAGAAGATTCACTAATGGCTTCATTGATGGATTCTTACTGCGGGCTTTATATGGCACAAACAGCAGAAAAACTAGCTCGTAAATATGAAATTTCCCGCGAACAACAAGACGCATTTGCTCTACTTAGCCAACAACGCGCTGTAGCTTCAATTGAAAAATTAAAAGAAGAAATGGTAGCTGTTGAAGTTAAAAGTAAAAAAGGTGTAGAGCTTTTTGCTAAGGATGATCATATAAAACCAGACACTACGTTAGAAGTACTAACTAAACTAAAACCAGCTTTTGGTAAAGATGGTTTTGTAACAGGCGGTAATGCTTCAGGTATTGTTGATGGAGCAGCAGCAATTATTGTTGCAAATGGCGAAACTATTAAAGAACAAGAACTTAAACCAATGGGAAAAATAATTTCATGGGCCGTTTGTGGTGTTGAGCCAGATATTATGGGCATTGGCCCTGTTCCAGCTTGTCAAGCTGCTCTAAAGAAAGCAAATTTGAAGCTATCAGACATTGACTTAGTAGAAGTTAATGAGGCTTTTGCTGCTCAATACTTAGCTGTAGAAAAAGTTTTAGAACTAGATAGAGAGCGTACTAATGTTAACGGCGGTGCTATTGCTTTAGGACATCCACTAGGAGCTTCTGGAACAAGACTAGTTTTAACCTTGCTTCATGAACTACGTCGCCGTAATGCTAAATATGGTATGGCTTCGGCCTGTATTGGTGGCGGTCAAGGAATTGCAATGATTATTGAGTCTATAAAATAACTTAAAAGGCACAACTAAAAATTGTGCCTTTTTTAATTCTATTCAAATTTTTAGTTAAATTTTTAGGAGGAAAAAGATTTACATGGAGATTAAAAAAGTTGGCGTTATTGGCTGCGGTCTAATGGGATCAGGTATTGCCCAAGTTTCTGCTGTTGCAGGTTATGAAGTTGTAATTTGTGAAGTTAGCCAAGAATTCCTAGATAAAGGTGTAAAAGGGATTCAAGGCTCTTTAGCTAAATTAGTTGAAAAAGGCAAACTTTCTGATGAAGATAGAAATGCTACTCTAGCTCGCTTACATACTACTACTAGTTTAGATGATTTGGCTGATTGCAATTTAATCATTGAAGCCATTGTAGAAAACAAAAAAACTAAACAAGAAGCCTATATAAAGCTAGATCAAATTTGTCCACCAGATACTATCTTAGCTTCTAATACTTCATCACTTTCTATTACAGAATTAATGGTTGCTGTTAGCCCAGCCCGCCAAAAACGCTTTGTTGGACTACATTTCTTTAATCCAGTTCCACTAATGAAACTACTTGAAGCTGTTCGCACCATTGTAACAGATGAAGGTGCTTTTGCTGCTGTTTGTGAATATGGTCAAAAAGTTGGTAAAACCGTAGTTCAAACTAGAGATAGTAGCGGTTTTATTGTCAATCGTTTGCTAGTTCCATACCTACTTGATGCTATTCGTGGATTAGAAGAAGGCATTGGATCTATTGAAGATATTGATAAAGGTATGATGCTAGGCTGTGGACACCCTATGGGGCCACTTACTTTGCTAGATTTTGTTGGATTAGATACTACTTATTATATTGCAGAAATTATGTTTGAAGAATTTCGTGAAAAACGCTTTGCTGCTCCAGCACTACTAAAACGTATGGTGTTGGCTGGAATGAATGGACGTAAATCAGGACGTGGATTTTATGATTATTCTGATCCAAAAAATCCTAAACCAATGAAATTAACCTAATTAACCTAATTTGTTCAGTGATGGTTAGCATGACAACAGAGTTTAAAAATATTTCTTACCAAAATAACAATTCTATTGGCTTAATTATACTTAAGCAGGCAACAATGCTTAATCATCTTAATTTTGCTACTATCACTGAACTAAAACAAGCTTTTACTTTGTCCAAAGAAGATAAAACAGTTAAAGTCATTATATTAGCAAGTGGCGTTGACCAAGTTTTTATTGATGATATAGATAGCACAGAACTCTTGCCTTTAAGCCCACAACAAGCGCAAATTTATTCCCAACAAGGCCAAGAACTAACCCTACTAATTGAACAATTGGGAAAACCTACAATAGCTTCTATTAATGGTTTAACAACTGGTGCTGGTTTAGAACTAGCTGTAGCTTGTAGTTTAAGAATCACATCCGATAATGCTTTATTTGGAATGCCAGCTATAAAAGAGCGACGAATAGGGGCTTTTGGCACTAGCCGACGTTTAGCACAATTAATAGGTGTAGGACGCAGTCTAGAAATGTTACTAACTGCTGAGTTAATTAATGCTCAAAAGGCTTATGAAATAGGCTTAGTTAATCAAATAACTACTTTAAATGAATTAGCGAATATGACACAGGCTTTAGCACAAAAGATTTCAAATCATTGTCCAATAACAGTAAAATACTTGCTAGAGTCATTTTTCAATGGTTTAGAAATGCCACAACAAGAAGCTTTATTTTTAGAATCTACTTTGTTTGGACTATGTAATACTAAATAATAAAAATAACTCTTCTTTTTTCTTATATTTAAAGTTTACTAGAATTCAGATTATAAAAATTAATTTATGAAAATATTAGTAATAGGATCAGGTGGCCGTGAACACGCCTTAGT of Blastocatellia bacterium contains these proteins:
- a CDS encoding acetyl-CoA C-acetyltransferase; this encodes MSSKEIFLVNGARTPMGEYNGVLKDFTANELGAIAARAALERSGVGADKIDQTIFGNASQTSADAIYGARHVALKAGVPIDRPALTVNRLCGSGIQSLISAAQQILLDEASVVLAGGMESMSQAPYVLRGARTGYRLGHAQLEDSLMASLMDSYCGLYMAQTAEKLARKYEISREQQDAFALLSQQRAVASIEKLKEEMVAVEVKSKKGVELFAKDDHIKPDTTLEVLTKLKPAFGKDGFVTGGNASGIVDGAAAIIVANGETIKEQELKPMGKIISWAVCGVEPDIMGIGPVPACQAALKKANLKLSDIDLVEVNEAFAAQYLAVEKVLELDRERTNVNGGAIALGHPLGASGTRLVLTLLHELRRRNAKYGMASACIGGGQGIAMIIESIK
- a CDS encoding 3-hydroxybutyryl-CoA dehydrogenase → MYMEIKKVGVIGCGLMGSGIAQVSAVAGYEVVICEVSQEFLDKGVKGIQGSLAKLVEKGKLSDEDRNATLARLHTTTSLDDLADCNLIIEAIVENKKTKQEAYIKLDQICPPDTILASNTSSLSITELMVAVSPARQKRFVGLHFFNPVPLMKLLEAVRTIVTDEGAFAAVCEYGQKVGKTVVQTRDSSGFIVNRLLVPYLLDAIRGLEEGIGSIEDIDKGMMLGCGHPMGPLTLLDFVGLDTTYYIAEIMFEEFREKRFAAPALLKRMVLAGMNGRKSGRGFYDYSDPKNPKPMKLT
- a CDS encoding enoyl-CoA hydratase/isomerase family protein codes for the protein MTTEFKNISYQNNNSIGLIILKQATMLNHLNFATITELKQAFTLSKEDKTVKVIILASGVDQVFIDDIDSTELLPLSPQQAQIYSQQGQELTLLIEQLGKPTIASINGLTTGAGLELAVACSLRITSDNALFGMPAIKERRIGAFGTSRRLAQLIGVGRSLEMLLTAELINAQKAYEIGLVNQITTLNELANMTQALAQKISNHCPITVKYLLESFFNGLEMPQQEALFLESTLFGLCNTK